CCGACCGTGGAGACGCTGCTGGCGCTCGATCCGCGTCCCGACCACATCCTGATCGAAACGTCGGGGCTCGCGCTGCCCAAGCCGTTGCTGAAGGCGTTCGACTGGCCCGCGATCCGATCGCGCATCACCGTCGACGGCGTGATCGCGCTGGCCGATGCGGAGGCGGTGGCGGCGGGTCGCTTCGCCCCCGACGTGACCGCGCTGGACGCGCAGCGCGCGGCCGATCCCGGCATCGACCACGAAACCCCGCTGTCGGAGGTGTTCGAGGACCAGCTCGCCTGCGCGGACATGGTGCTGCTGACCAAATGCGACCTCGCCGGGACCGACGGCATCGCGGCTGCCCGGGGGGTGATCGCGGCGGAAACACCGCGCGCGCTGCCGGTGATCGAGCTGACCGATGGCGTGATCGACCCCAACGTCGTGCTCGGCATCGGCGCGGCGGCAGAGGACGACATCGCCGCGCGCCCCTCGCACCACGATGGCGAGGACGATCACGAACACGACGATTTCGACAGCATCGTCATCGACCTGGGCGAGATCGCGGTGCCCGACGACCTCGCCGCCCGGATCGAGGCACTGGGCCGAACCGGCGACGTCCTGCGCGTGAAGGGCTATGCCGCGGTCGCGGGCAAGCCGATGCGGTTGCTGGTGCAGGCGGTCGGCGCGCGCGTGCGCACCCATTACGACCGCGCCTGGAGGGCGGGGGAGCCGCGCGCCACCCGGCTGGTGGTGATCGCCGAGCGTGACCGGCTGAACGCCGCGGTGGTACGGACCGCGCTGCACGGCTGAGCGCGCGATGCACGTCGTATTCCGCGAGACCCGCGGGCTGGAGGAGAGCGCGTCGCCCCGGGACCTGGGGCAGGACGCCGCCGACCTGGTGGTTCTGTCGTTCTCCGACAGCGACCTGGCGGCGTTCGCCGCCGGGTGGCGCGAGGCCGTGCCGGGCGCGGACGCGGGGGCGCTGCCGAGCCTGCGAGTCGCCAACCTGTCCGACCTGACCCACCCCCTGTCGGTCGATACCTATGTCGAGCGCACCCTGTCGGGTGCGCGCGGCATCCTGATCCGGCTGATCGGCGGTGCGGGCTATTGGAGCTACGGGCTGCAACAGGTGGAGGCGCTCGCCCGTCGCCGGGGTATCGCGCTGGCGGTGATCCCGGCGGACGGACGCCCCGACGAGCGGCTCGACGCGGCGTCCACCGTGGCGGTGCATACGCTGCGGAGACTGGCCGAATGGTGCGACCTCGGCGGCGCGGCGGCGATGCGCGCGGCGCTGACCGGCGTCGCGAGGGCGGCGGGCTATGACGTGGCGCCGTTCGCCGCCACCCGCGCGCTCGCCCCGGTCGGCGGCTGGCAGGCGGAGGCGGGCATCGCCTGCCCGGCCGCCGTCGCGCTTGTGGCGGCGCGGCCGCTTGTCCTGATCGTCTTCTACCGTTCCTATGTGACCGCCGCGGATTGCCATCCGGTCGCGGCCCTGCAGCGCGGGTTCGAGGCGCGTGGTTATGACGTGCTGGCGCTGTTCGCCCCCTCGTTGAAGGACGCGCAGGCCGCGGGCTGGCTGCGGCGCTGGGTGACGGCGCTGGCCCCGGTGGCGATCGTCAACGCCACCGCCTTCTCGGCGCGCGACGCCGCCGACGACACCCCGCTCGACATCGCGGGCGTGCCGGTATTCCAGGTCGCGCTCGCCACCGCCGACCGGGCGGCATGGGCCGGTGCGCCGCGCGGCCTGTCACCCGCCGATCTCGCGATGCACGTCGTCCTGCCGGAGGTCGACGGGCGCGTCTTCGCCGGCGTGGTCAGTTTCAAGGACGCCGACGAGCGCGACCCCGCGCTGCAATTCTCCCCCCGCGTCCACCGCGCCGACCCGGCGCGCATCGCCGCGACCGTCGCCCGCATCGACGGGTGGATCGCGCTCGCCCGCACGCCGGCGCCGGCGAGACGACTGGCGATCGTCCTGTCCACCTATCCCTGCAAGACGCAGCAGATGGCGCATGCGGTCGGCCTCGACGCCTTCGCCTCGCTGGCGGCCATCGTCGACGATCTGCGCGCGGCGGGTTATGCGCTTCCCCCCTGCCCCGCCGATCTTCCGGCGTTGCTGGCCAGGCGGACGCTCGAATGGCCCGTCGCGAACTATCGCGCCGCCGTGCAGCGACTGCCCGCTGCGCTGCGGGCCGATCTGGCCGCCGCCTGGGGTGAGCCTGAGGACGATCCCGCCGTCGCCGACGGCCGCTTCCGCTTCACCGCGATCGCCCTCGGCGACGGCATCGTCGCGCTGCAACCCGAGCGGGGCCGCCCCGCCGCGCGTAGCGACGACTATCACGACCTCTCCCGCTGCCCCCGCCACGCCTATGTCGCCTTCTACCTGTGGCTGCGTGACGAGCGGGACGCCCACGCGCTGGTCCACATCGGCGCGCACGGCACGCTCGAATGGCTGCCGGGCAAGGCGGTGGCGCTGTCCGACGCCTGCTGGCCGGAGGCGCTGACCGGCGCGCTCCCGGTCGTCTACCCCTTCATCGTCAACGATCCGGGCGAGGCCGCGCAGGCGAAGCGCCGCATCGGTGCCGTCACGATCGGCCACGTTCCTCCGCCGCTGGAGCGGACGGGCGCCGGTGCCGGGCTGGGACGGCTGGAGGCGCTGCTCGACGAGTTTTCCAGCGCCGACGGGCTCGATCCTCCGCGGCGGCGGCGGCTTCGCGACGACATCCGCGACGAGGCCCGCGCGCTGGGGCTGGAGGCGGCGCTGAACCTCGATCGCGCGCCGTCCGATACGGAGGCGATCACCCGCATCGACACCTTCGTCTGCGACGTGAAGGACAGCCGCTTCGGCGACGGGCTGCACGTGTTCGGGCGGGGCGAGCACGGCGCCGCGGAGAGTGCGGGCCTGCTGGCCGCACTGGACGGGAGGCGCGTGCCCGCGGGCCCGTCCGGCTCGCCGTGGCGCGGACGGCGCGACGTGCTGCCGACCGGGCGCAACCTGTTCACGACCGACCCGCGCGCGGTGCCGTCCCGCTCGGCGCATCGGCAGGGCATGGCGCTCGCCGAGGAACTGATCCGCCGCCACTTGCAGGATCACGGCGACTATCCGCGCGGGCTGGTGGTCGACCTGTGGGGATCGGCGACGATGCGCACCGCGGGCGAGGAATTCGCGATGGCGCTCCACCTGCTCGGCGCGGAGCCGGTGTGGGACATGGGGTCGGAGCGCGTCACCGGGGTCGAGATCCTGCCGCTGATGCGGCTCGACCGCCCGCGCATCGACGTGACGCTGCGCGTATCCGGGCTGTTCCGCGACGCCTTTCCGCTGCTGGGCACGATGTTCGGACAGGCGATACGCGCACTCGCCGCGCGCGACGAGCCTGCCGATCTGAACCCGTTCGTCGGCCGGCCGGTCACGCCGCGCGTCTTCGGCCCCGCGCCGGGCCGCTACGGCGTCGGACTGGGCGATGCCGCCGACACCTATACCGCCGCGGCACGGCGCGCCGCGGGCGAGGCATGGCTCGCCGCCTCCGCCTATGTCCTCGACGCGCCGGTCGAACGGGCCGACCCGGCTGCCCTGCGTGCCCGCGTCGCGAGCGCCGACGCCTTCGTTCACGTGCAGGACCTGCCCGAGACCGACCTGCTGCTCGCCGCCGATTACGCCGCGCACGAGGGCGGATTCGCCGCAGCGCGCGCGCTGACCGGAGGCACCGCGAGCGCCTATCACCTCGACGCCGCCGACCCGGAGCGCCTGCGCGCGCGGACCTTGGGCGAGGAGATCGCGCGCGTGGTGCGGGCCCGCGCCGCGCACCCCGGCTGGATCGCGGGAATGATGCGGCACGGCTTTCGCGGCGCGGCGGAGATGGCGGCGACGCTCGACCATCTCGGCACGTTCGCGCACCTCGCCGATGCGGTGAGCCCGGAAACGTTCGACCTGTATTTCGACGCCACCTTGGGGTCCGAAGACGTTCGCGCCTTCCTCGCCGCCACCAATCCGCCGGCGCTGGCGGCGATGGAGGCGCGCTTCGCCGCCCTGCATGCCGCGGGGCTGTGGCGGACGCGGCGCAATTCGATCCTGTCGCGACTGGACGGTGCGGTATGAGCATTATCCGCGGCTGGTGCCCGACCGCATGGCGACCGATGACGGCGGACGACGGCCTGCTGGTGCGCGTGCGACCGCGGATGGGACGGCTCGACCGCGACGCGATGCTGGCGCTGTGCGAGCTGGCCATCGCGCAGGGCAACGGCCAGATCGACGTGACCAACCGCGCCAACCTGCAGATCCGGGGGGTGAGCGAGGGCGGCTGGCAGATGCTGATCGCCGCGCTGGTCGCGCTCGGCCTGGTCGATCCCGACCCGGCGCGCGAAGCCCGCCGCATGACCCTCGCTGCACCCTGCTGGAGGCCGGGCGACGACACGTACCGGATCGCGACGGAGCTCGACCGCCGCCTTGGCGAGCTGCCCGCGCTGCCCGGCAAGTTCGGGTTCGCGATCGATGCCGGCCCCGCGCCGATGCTCGCCGAGGCGCCCGGCGATCTTCGGGTCGAGCGGACCGCGGCGGGCCGGCTGCTGCTGCGCGCGGACGGACGCGCGACCGGGGTCCTGCTCACGCCCGGCCACGAGGTCGACGCGCTGATCGCGCTCGCAAAATGGTTCGTCGTAAGCGGCGGCAGCGCGGCGAAGCGGATGGCCCGCCACGCCGCGCCCCTACCGGATTGGGCAAAGGGGACCGAACGTCCCGCGCCGGCGGGGCCGCTAGCGGAGATGCCCGGTACATCATGGCCGCTCGCCTTCGGGCGGATCGACGCCCCCTCCTTCCACGCGATGCTGCGCCGCTCGACCCCCACCGGGGTCCGCACGACCCCGTGGCGGGCGCTGCTGATCGAGGGCGATCACGACCTCCCCGTGCCCGACGCGCCCGTTGCCGCCGACGCCTGCGTCGGCGCGCCCGCCTGCCCGCAAGCGAGCGTCGCGACGCGCGCGCTGGCGCTGCGGCTCGCGCCCTTCGTCGCTGGCCGGCTCCACGTCTCGGGCTGCGCCAAGGGCTGCGCACGCGCCGCACCGGCGGCGGTTGTGCTCACCGGGCGCGAGGGGCGCTACGACCTCGCCTTCGACGCATGCGCCGGGGCCACGCCCGCGCGCGCCGCGCTCGACCCCGCTGCCGTCCTCCAGCATTTCGGAGCCTCCTGATGCCTTATGTCTATGAGACGGACGGCGCCGCCATCTACCGCCAGTCCTTCGCCACCATCCGCGCCGAGGCCGATCTCGCCCGCTTCGACGCCGCTGAGGAAATCGTCGCGGTCCGCATGATCCACGCCGCGGGCCTCGTCGAGCTGGCTGCGCACATCCGCTTCTCGCCCGGCGTCGTCACCGTCGCGCGTGCCGCGCTGGAGGCGGGCGCGCCCATCCTGTGCGACGCGCGCATGGTGTCGGAGGGGATCACCCGCGCCCGCCTGCCCGCGGACAACCCGGTGATCTGCACCCTGGGCGCCCCGGAGACGCCGGCGCTGGCACGCGCGATCGGAACCACCCGCTCCGCCGCCGCGCTGGAGCTATGGCGTCCTCATCTGGCCGGCGCCCTGGTCGCGATCGGCAACGCGC
The sequence above is drawn from the Sphingomonas adhaesiva genome and encodes:
- the cobW gene encoding cobalamin biosynthesis protein CobW: MSDLSKVPVTIVTGFLGAGKTTLISHLIRQAGGRRLAVVVNEFGTLGVDGDILKGCAIPDCPAENIVELANGCICCTVADDFIPTVETLLALDPRPDHILIETSGLALPKPLLKAFDWPAIRSRITVDGVIALADAEAVAAGRFAPDVTALDAQRAADPGIDHETPLSEVFEDQLACADMVLLTKCDLAGTDGIAAARGVIAAETPRALPVIELTDGVIDPNVVLGIGAAAEDDIAARPSHHDGEDDHEHDDFDSIVIDLGEIAVPDDLAARIEALGRTGDVLRVKGYAAVAGKPMRLLVQAVGARVRTHYDRAWRAGEPRATRLVVIAERDRLNAAVVRTALHG
- the cobN gene encoding cobaltochelatase subunit CobN; translated protein: MHVVFRETRGLEESASPRDLGQDAADLVVLSFSDSDLAAFAAGWREAVPGADAGALPSLRVANLSDLTHPLSVDTYVERTLSGARGILIRLIGGAGYWSYGLQQVEALARRRGIALAVIPADGRPDERLDAASTVAVHTLRRLAEWCDLGGAAAMRAALTGVARAAGYDVAPFAATRALAPVGGWQAEAGIACPAAVALVAARPLVLIVFYRSYVTAADCHPVAALQRGFEARGYDVLALFAPSLKDAQAAGWLRRWVTALAPVAIVNATAFSARDAADDTPLDIAGVPVFQVALATADRAAWAGAPRGLSPADLAMHVVLPEVDGRVFAGVVSFKDADERDPALQFSPRVHRADPARIAATVARIDGWIALARTPAPARRLAIVLSTYPCKTQQMAHAVGLDAFASLAAIVDDLRAAGYALPPCPADLPALLARRTLEWPVANYRAAVQRLPAALRADLAAAWGEPEDDPAVADGRFRFTAIALGDGIVALQPERGRPAARSDDYHDLSRCPRHAYVAFYLWLRDERDAHALVHIGAHGTLEWLPGKAVALSDACWPEALTGALPVVYPFIVNDPGEAAQAKRRIGAVTIGHVPPPLERTGAGAGLGRLEALLDEFSSADGLDPPRRRRLRDDIRDEARALGLEAALNLDRAPSDTEAITRIDTFVCDVKDSRFGDGLHVFGRGEHGAAESAGLLAALDGRRVPAGPSGSPWRGRRDVLPTGRNLFTTDPRAVPSRSAHRQGMALAEELIRRHLQDHGDYPRGLVVDLWGSATMRTAGEEFAMALHLLGAEPVWDMGSERVTGVEILPLMRLDRPRIDVTLRVSGLFRDAFPLLGTMFGQAIRALAARDEPADLNPFVGRPVTPRVFGPAPGRYGVGLGDAADTYTAAARRAAGEAWLAASAYVLDAPVERADPAALRARVASADAFVHVQDLPETDLLLAADYAAHEGGFAAARALTGGTASAYHLDAADPERLRARTLGEEIARVVRARAAHPGWIAGMMRHGFRGAAEMAATLDHLGTFAHLADAVSPETFDLYFDATLGSEDVRAFLAATNPPALAAMEARFAALHAAGLWRTRRNSILSRLDGAV
- a CDS encoding cobalamin biosynthesis protein CobG, giving the protein MTADDGLLVRVRPRMGRLDRDAMLALCELAIAQGNGQIDVTNRANLQIRGVSEGGWQMLIAALVALGLVDPDPAREARRMTLAAPCWRPGDDTYRIATELDRRLGELPALPGKFGFAIDAGPAPMLAEAPGDLRVERTAAGRLLLRADGRATGVLLTPGHEVDALIALAKWFVVSGGSAAKRMARHAAPLPDWAKGTERPAPAGPLAEMPGTSWPLAFGRIDAPSFHAMLRRSTPTGVRTTPWRALLIEGDHDLPVPDAPVAADACVGAPACPQASVATRALALRLAPFVAGRLHVSGCAKGCARAAPAAVVLTGREGRYDLAFDACAGATPARAALDPAAVLQHFGAS
- a CDS encoding precorrin-8X methylmutase, translating into MPYVYETDGAAIYRQSFATIRAEADLARFDAAEEIVAVRMIHAAGLVELAAHIRFSPGVVTVARAALEAGAPILCDARMVSEGITRARLPADNPVICTLGAPETPALARAIGTTRSAAALELWRPHLAGALVAIGNAPTALFHLLDMLADPACPRPAAIIGCPVGFVGAMESKAALWAEQPVPCIVVAGRPGGSAITVAAINALASRAE